In a single window of the Hoyosella subflava DQS3-9A1 genome:
- a CDS encoding flavin monoamine oxidase family protein, whose translation MTVPRRESDVIIIGAGATGLSAARTLKKAGASVTVIEARDRVGGRTWTADIDGATLEVGGQWISPDQTALLDLVGELGLETFSRYREGENIFVRPDGERVRFSGDDIPAGEATTAEVNRLVALIDELSKEIDPEAPWQHPRAAELDSVSLSSWLAQHSGDEAACETVALFLAGGMLTKPAHAFSALQAAFMGASAGSFAHLFDEDFILDKRVVTGMQSVSLRMAEELGNDVILDSPVRSITWGGLDHPDAPITVESDRVTVTGKRVIVAVPPNLYSRISYNPPLPRRQHQMHQHQSMGLVIKVHAVYDTPFWREDSLSGTCFNPKGLVQEVYDNTNHGDTRGTLVGFVPDVKADQAFTLSADERRQAILESIADALGEKALHPVVYYESDWGTEEWTRGAYATSYDLGGLHRYGPDQNDPVGPLYFASSDIAGAGFQHVDGAVRIGTRTAQQIIPTLQS comes from the coding sequence ATGACAGTACCCCGTAGAGAATCCGACGTCATCATCATCGGCGCCGGGGCAACCGGTCTCAGCGCAGCCCGCACACTCAAGAAGGCTGGGGCCTCCGTCACCGTGATCGAGGCCCGTGACCGCGTCGGCGGCCGTACCTGGACCGCCGACATCGACGGTGCGACGCTCGAGGTTGGCGGCCAATGGATCTCACCTGATCAAACCGCTCTCCTGGATCTCGTCGGCGAGCTCGGCCTCGAAACGTTTTCCCGCTACCGGGAGGGTGAAAACATCTTCGTCCGCCCCGATGGCGAGCGCGTCCGCTTCTCCGGTGACGATATTCCCGCAGGTGAAGCCACGACCGCCGAGGTCAACCGGCTCGTCGCACTCATCGACGAACTGTCGAAAGAGATCGATCCCGAAGCTCCCTGGCAGCACCCGCGCGCCGCTGAACTGGACTCCGTCTCACTGTCCTCCTGGCTCGCCCAGCATTCCGGCGACGAAGCGGCCTGCGAAACCGTCGCACTCTTCCTTGCCGGCGGCATGCTCACCAAACCCGCCCACGCGTTCTCGGCATTGCAGGCCGCCTTCATGGGCGCCTCCGCGGGAAGTTTCGCCCACCTCTTCGATGAAGACTTCATCCTCGACAAGCGTGTCGTCACAGGAATGCAGTCCGTGTCCCTGCGGATGGCCGAAGAACTCGGAAACGATGTCATCCTCGATAGCCCCGTTCGCAGCATCACCTGGGGTGGACTCGACCACCCGGACGCGCCGATCACCGTCGAATCAGATCGCGTCACCGTCACCGGAAAACGTGTGATCGTCGCCGTACCGCCCAACCTGTACAGCCGCATCTCGTACAACCCGCCACTGCCCCGCCGTCAGCACCAGATGCACCAGCACCAGTCCATGGGGCTCGTCATCAAGGTGCACGCCGTCTACGACACCCCGTTCTGGCGTGAAGACAGTCTCTCCGGAACCTGCTTCAACCCCAAGGGCCTCGTGCAGGAGGTGTACGACAACACCAACCACGGCGACACCCGCGGCACCCTCGTCGGCTTCGTGCCTGACGTGAAGGCAGACCAGGCATTTACCCTGAGCGCGGATGAGCGGCGACAGGCGATCCTCGAATCGATCGCGGACGCGCTTGGCGAGAAAGCACTGCACCCCGTCGTGTACTACGAATCCGACTGGGGCACAGAAGAATGGACCCGTGGCGCGTACGCCACCAGCTACGACCTCGGCGGCCTGCACCGGTACGGCCCCGACCAGAACGACCCCGTCGGGCCCCTGTATTTCGCGTCGTCCGACATTGCTGGCGCTGGATTCCAGCACGTCGACGGTGCCGTCCGCATCGGCACCCGCACCGCCCAGCAGATCATCCCGACCCTGCAATCCTGA
- a CDS encoding gamma-aminobutyraldehyde dehydrogenase, which translates to MNDFVKVTNFIHGEKTDSTDGRVLDIIDPSTGEKYGEAPNSGKADVDRAYASAAEAFVRWRLTTPGERQKALLGFADEVEAHTQELAEAESRNTGKVVAVTLSEELPAMVDQIRFFAGAARNLEGRSAGEYMAGHTSFIRREPIGVIGQVAPWNYPMMMAIWKLAPAIAAGNTVVLKPSDTTPVTAVMLAEFAAKHFGPGVLNIVCGDRTTGELVVKHPTAQMVSITGSVAAGKNVAAAASESLKRVHLELGGKAPVLVFPDADLDAAAEGIAVAGYFNAGQDCTAATRVIVHSSVHDQFVALLVKQAESIRTSYEKGRFDDDALVPPLNNVNQFNRVLEMIGTTPEHATIATGGKRQGDRGFYIEPTVITGLKQDDYLVQNEVFGPVITVQSFDDEAEVLANANGTEYALASSVWTKDISLALRLSRDLDFGCVWINTHIPLVAEMPHGGFKSSGYGKDLSGYGFEDYTRVKHVMAYIEG; encoded by the coding sequence ATGAACGACTTCGTGAAGGTCACCAACTTCATCCACGGCGAAAAGACCGACAGCACCGACGGCCGTGTTCTGGACATCATCGACCCCTCCACCGGCGAAAAGTACGGTGAAGCACCAAACTCGGGCAAAGCCGACGTCGATCGAGCCTACGCATCTGCCGCTGAAGCCTTCGTGCGCTGGCGGCTCACCACTCCCGGTGAGCGCCAGAAGGCGCTGCTCGGTTTCGCTGACGAGGTCGAGGCACACACCCAGGAACTCGCCGAAGCGGAGAGCCGCAACACCGGCAAGGTCGTCGCGGTGACGCTCTCCGAGGAGCTTCCAGCGATGGTCGACCAGATCCGGTTCTTCGCTGGCGCAGCCCGCAACCTCGAAGGACGGTCCGCCGGCGAATACATGGCCGGGCACACCTCGTTCATCCGCCGCGAACCGATCGGCGTGATCGGCCAGGTGGCACCGTGGAACTATCCGATGATGATGGCGATCTGGAAACTCGCCCCTGCCATCGCCGCCGGGAACACCGTCGTCCTCAAACCCAGCGACACCACACCCGTCACCGCAGTCATGCTTGCGGAGTTCGCCGCCAAACATTTCGGACCTGGCGTACTGAACATCGTGTGCGGTGACCGCACGACAGGTGAACTGGTCGTCAAACATCCCACCGCGCAGATGGTCTCAATCACCGGATCCGTCGCGGCAGGCAAGAACGTCGCGGCAGCAGCGTCCGAGTCACTGAAACGTGTACATCTCGAACTCGGGGGCAAAGCACCCGTGCTCGTGTTCCCTGACGCAGATCTCGACGCAGCGGCCGAAGGCATCGCCGTCGCGGGATACTTCAACGCCGGACAGGACTGCACCGCCGCCACCCGCGTCATCGTGCACTCCAGTGTGCACGATCAATTCGTGGCCCTCCTTGTGAAGCAGGCAGAGTCGATCCGGACCTCATATGAGAAGGGCCGTTTCGACGACGACGCTCTCGTTCCGCCGCTCAACAACGTGAACCAGTTCAACCGTGTCCTCGAAATGATCGGTACGACACCGGAACACGCCACAATCGCTACCGGCGGCAAACGCCAGGGTGACCGTGGCTTCTACATCGAGCCCACCGTTATCACGGGACTGAAGCAGGACGACTACCTCGTCCAGAACGAAGTCTTCGGCCCCGTCATCACCGTCCAGTCATTCGACGACGAAGCTGAGGTGCTCGCAAACGCCAACGGCACCGAATACGCGCTCGCCTCCTCCGTCTGGACGAAAGACATTTCCCTCGCTCTGCGTCTCTCCCGCGACCTCGACTTCGGCTGCGTCTGGATCAACACCCACATCCCGCTCGTCGCCGAAATGCCGCACGGTGGCTTCAAATCCTCTGGTTACGGTAAGGACCTCTCCGGCTACGGGTTCGAGGACTACACCCGCGTCAAGCATGTGATGGCCTACATCGAGGGATGA
- a CDS encoding DsrE family protein: MPTVTTPRWLLLILIAATLSVTGCTSVTSANAPELSDRVFIQLSAGPGPGEGTAYDEEDLWRANLAISMANRALAANRPVTLFLDVHGPNLARTDLPESLNFASEPPLKHQFSEFIEKGGTVIVCPLCAETLGLAQSDLVPGAVMDDSGIFGSEGLEPGTASLSF; the protein is encoded by the coding sequence GTGCCAACAGTCACCACGCCGCGCTGGCTACTACTCATATTGATCGCTGCCACCCTGAGTGTCACGGGGTGCACCTCGGTGACCTCGGCAAACGCCCCTGAACTGTCGGACCGCGTTTTCATCCAGCTGAGCGCCGGACCCGGGCCAGGCGAAGGAACGGCCTACGACGAAGAAGATCTCTGGCGTGCCAACCTAGCCATCAGCATGGCCAACCGCGCACTTGCCGCGAACAGACCGGTCACGCTGTTCCTCGACGTCCATGGCCCAAACCTCGCTCGGACTGACCTGCCCGAGTCGTTGAACTTCGCTTCCGAACCTCCGCTCAAACACCAGTTCAGCGAGTTCATCGAGAAAGGTGGAACCGTGATCGTGTGCCCCCTCTGCGCGGAGACGCTCGGCCTCGCGCAATCCGACCTGGTTCCGGGCGCAGTGATGGACGACTCTGGCATTTTCGGCTCGGAAGGGCTCGAACCAGGCACCGCTAGCCTTTCCTTCTGA
- a CDS encoding sigma factor-like helix-turn-helix DNA-binding protein: protein MLSGLSPATRRALELIYLDGVTQVVAAEREGITVSGMKSRARGMPMDYTPAANCGSPGKTDSTCGCH from the coding sequence ATGCTCAGCGGACTATCACCTGCAACCCGGCGAGCGCTAGAACTCATCTACCTCGACGGTGTCACTCAGGTCGTGGCCGCTGAGCGGGAAGGGATCACAGTGTCGGGCATGAAATCCCGAGCGCGAGGAATGCCGATGGACTACACGCCCGCAGCGAACTGCGGGTCGCCCGGAAAGACCGACTCCACCTGCGGATGTCACTAG
- a CDS encoding type VII secretion target produces the protein MAELAVDSAEIEKFARGVADLAAEADGAVDYVHTWVQIRSGQAGYIFRHILGTVSDTRGVLTSNHEKIARLSRESATGLECTAQHYAAAEAESRARIIHAGAPLAPLTGAGR, from the coding sequence ATGGCAGAACTCGCCGTCGATTCAGCAGAGATCGAAAAGTTCGCACGTGGCGTGGCTGACCTCGCCGCTGAGGCGGATGGTGCTGTCGACTACGTGCACACTTGGGTCCAGATCCGTTCTGGCCAGGCAGGCTACATCTTCCGTCACATACTGGGCACGGTCAGCGACACGCGGGGCGTTCTGACATCGAACCACGAGAAGATCGCTCGCCTGAGTCGTGAATCGGCTACCGGACTGGAATGCACGGCGCAGCACTATGCTGCGGCGGAGGCGGAATCACGGGCGAGAATCATCCATGCCGGCGCTCCACTCGCCCCGCTGACTGGCGCTGGGCGATGA
- a CDS encoding wax ester/triacylglycerol synthase domain-containing protein has protein sequence MERIDGVGAMLYYLFEEPHRRAVVAMYAFDTRSARAVPATVDELTDYVMTQIGDQPLLYRRLVPTPLNLDNPVWVADAAKPGRGRVSARTVRGAGTWDDTVATLAAIASEPDACEVPLEVILLDGVNAHPQLPEGAVVVALRTDHAAMDGTARAALERQLFTPEPARWQTQPPVAYTDETGIPSRLLIFLTALMLMLARIVAFVRLAGEARRIGKETEKAPPDTWVSSALDTGPDEPNRVNEFFTVSLTTVKKARAAVPGATVNDVVTAAVATAVRYYLEEIGELPEEPLRCFIPIAVPAASGRTEGNHITRGTVPLWTSIDDDAERLRCTHDSIAAVKARVASGPQIATERAALTLFAPLAARGHRRDTVEGRGANTVVTNVFRGPQPLYLGDARCVRTHIVSALNKGAPLSHQVTNLEGELMVSLSGGAGALRHPQRYRELLERAFSDLAGLTDLVRRPA, from the coding sequence GTGGAGCGAATCGACGGTGTGGGAGCCATGCTGTACTACCTCTTCGAGGAGCCGCATCGCAGGGCAGTGGTGGCGATGTACGCGTTTGACACGCGCTCCGCTCGTGCAGTTCCGGCGACCGTCGATGAGCTGACCGACTACGTAATGACACAGATCGGAGACCAGCCGCTACTTTACCGGAGGCTCGTTCCGACACCGCTGAACCTCGACAACCCGGTGTGGGTGGCCGACGCAGCCAAGCCCGGTCGTGGCCGGGTCTCCGCCCGCACTGTGCGGGGGGCAGGAACGTGGGATGACACTGTCGCCACGCTGGCCGCGATCGCGTCAGAACCCGACGCGTGCGAGGTGCCGTTGGAAGTCATCCTGCTTGACGGGGTGAATGCGCATCCGCAACTGCCTGAAGGCGCAGTTGTCGTGGCGTTGCGCACGGACCATGCGGCGATGGACGGTACCGCCCGCGCGGCACTTGAGCGGCAGCTTTTCACGCCCGAACCGGCGCGGTGGCAAACTCAGCCTCCCGTCGCGTACACCGACGAGACAGGAATACCGTCCCGTTTGCTGATCTTCCTCACGGCGCTGATGCTGATGCTGGCGCGCATCGTGGCATTCGTTCGGCTCGCGGGCGAAGCACGCCGCATCGGAAAGGAAACGGAGAAGGCGCCACCGGACACGTGGGTGTCCTCAGCCCTGGACACGGGCCCGGACGAACCCAACCGCGTCAACGAGTTCTTCACCGTCTCGCTCACAACGGTCAAGAAAGCCCGCGCTGCGGTACCAGGGGCGACAGTGAACGACGTCGTGACGGCGGCGGTTGCCACAGCCGTGCGGTACTACCTCGAGGAAATCGGGGAACTTCCCGAAGAACCTCTGCGGTGCTTCATTCCGATCGCGGTACCCGCGGCATCCGGCCGGACCGAAGGCAACCACATCACCCGTGGCACAGTCCCGCTCTGGACCTCGATCGACGACGATGCTGAACGGCTGCGCTGCACGCACGATTCCATCGCGGCCGTGAAAGCGAGAGTCGCGAGCGGTCCGCAGATCGCAACCGAGCGGGCTGCTCTCACACTGTTCGCGCCACTCGCCGCGCGCGGCCACCGGCGTGACACGGTAGAAGGACGCGGCGCGAACACGGTCGTCACCAACGTTTTCCGCGGCCCGCAACCGCTGTACCTAGGAGACGCCCGCTGCGTACGGACCCATATCGTGTCGGCGCTCAACAAAGGCGCGCCACTCTCACATCAAGTCACCAACCTCGAAGGGGAGCTCATGGTTTCCCTGTCTGGCGGAGCGGGAGCGCTGCGCCACCCGCAGCGCTATCGTGAGCTGCTCGAGAGGGCATTCAGCGATCTCGCCGGGCTAACTGACCTTGTGCGCAGGCCCGCTTAG
- a CDS encoding alpha/beta hydrolase → MVFVVSLVTLFAASFATAAPVTRVDEISVTRTDIYVDSPAMQRTIRVHVLHPAHSSPRPTFYLLDGNEATFEQSDWITKTDIVDFAASKNVNVVLPAGGEGSYYTDWQQPDPEFGVYMWETFLTEELPPIIDSYFNGNGRNAIGGISMGGQAAFTLTSRHPGLYRGVVAISACPLVAPQPYQDTVRAGIAYRGGDATNMWGPRNAPAWFEHDPAQNLGALRDKPLYLYAGNGTPGRYEQQFDDDTQATIVVGGPIEAAALTCSADFAARLGAGGITPTVDFRSSGTHSWPYWQDAIRSAWPTVEAAVGQ, encoded by the coding sequence ATGGTGTTTGTGGTTTCGCTCGTCACGTTATTTGCCGCTAGCTTCGCGACGGCGGCGCCAGTCACGCGCGTAGACGAAATTTCTGTCACGCGGACTGACATCTACGTCGATTCCCCGGCGATGCAACGCACGATTCGTGTGCACGTCCTGCATCCAGCGCACTCGTCGCCGCGTCCGACGTTCTACCTACTGGATGGCAACGAGGCGACTTTCGAGCAAAGCGACTGGATCACTAAAACGGACATTGTCGACTTTGCTGCGTCCAAAAATGTCAATGTCGTACTTCCGGCGGGTGGCGAGGGAAGCTATTACACCGACTGGCAGCAGCCCGATCCTGAGTTCGGCGTGTACATGTGGGAAACATTTCTCACCGAGGAACTGCCTCCGATCATCGACAGCTATTTCAACGGCAATGGCCGAAATGCCATCGGCGGTATCTCGATGGGTGGTCAAGCAGCTTTTACGCTCACGTCACGTCACCCTGGCCTTTACCGCGGTGTTGTCGCGATCAGCGCGTGCCCGCTCGTAGCCCCCCAGCCGTACCAAGACACCGTGCGAGCTGGCATCGCGTATCGCGGGGGCGACGCAACGAACATGTGGGGTCCAAGGAACGCGCCAGCATGGTTTGAACACGACCCGGCGCAGAATCTCGGCGCATTGCGCGACAAGCCGCTTTACCTGTACGCCGGGAACGGTACGCCCGGGCGGTACGAGCAGCAGTTCGATGACGATACGCAGGCAACGATCGTCGTTGGCGGCCCAATCGAGGCGGCAGCCCTGACGTGCTCAGCGGACTTCGCGGCAAGACTCGGTGCCGGAGGGATCACGCCGACCGTGGATTTCCGCTCATCGGGGACACATTCGTGGCCGTACTGGCAGGACGCGATTCGCTCGGCGTGGCCGACCGTCGAGGCTGCTGTAGGCCAGTGA
- a CDS encoding glycosyltransferase encodes MSKFLFVVPPLVGHINPTVAVAAELTRRGHEVAWSGSERVIRTLGGEQARVFDCYAEPFGERGDLTGPAALQFLVERFLAPLARTMEPHVTEAVRNFTPDVVVADQQAFAGALVAEREGIPWVTSATTSTELSDPLAGMPKVQAWLQSILTELREDVGDPAADSDPRFSPHGILAFTTEELAGRPAVAADRVWMVGPALRDGAAHVGTWDFPWDFLGTEVATVLISMGTVNGKTGAAFLRGAAAAIGANAHRFRAVLVDPDGVVDEVPDNVVVRPFVPQRELLPLVDAVVCHAGHNTVCEALWHGVPLVTAPIRDDQPVVAQQVVDAGAGVRLRFRRATEQHIIDGLDAVLDPDAGYLAAAVRVGRSFRDAGGAHRAADLLGELVTGLQQPRRSATPSESRPASTATNVSPMSGNPRSA; translated from the coding sequence GTGAGCAAGTTCCTTTTCGTCGTCCCGCCGCTCGTCGGGCACATCAACCCCACGGTTGCCGTCGCCGCTGAACTCACGCGACGCGGGCACGAGGTCGCCTGGTCAGGCTCCGAACGCGTCATCCGGACACTCGGGGGTGAGCAGGCACGCGTCTTTGACTGTTACGCGGAACCCTTCGGCGAGCGCGGCGACCTAACTGGGCCGGCCGCGCTGCAATTCCTCGTAGAACGTTTCTTGGCCCCACTCGCACGGACGATGGAACCCCATGTCACGGAGGCGGTCAGAAACTTCACCCCTGACGTCGTCGTCGCAGACCAGCAAGCATTCGCTGGCGCGCTCGTAGCCGAACGGGAGGGGATCCCGTGGGTCACGTCCGCCACCACATCAACAGAGTTGTCGGATCCGCTGGCCGGAATGCCCAAGGTCCAAGCCTGGCTCCAGTCGATTCTTACGGAACTCCGGGAAGACGTCGGAGACCCTGCCGCCGACAGCGATCCACGCTTCTCACCACACGGCATTCTCGCGTTCACCACTGAGGAACTCGCGGGGCGTCCAGCCGTCGCGGCTGACCGTGTCTGGATGGTGGGGCCCGCACTGCGCGACGGTGCGGCCCACGTCGGAACATGGGATTTCCCGTGGGACTTTCTCGGTACAGAGGTGGCGACGGTGCTCATCAGCATGGGGACGGTCAACGGCAAAACGGGTGCGGCCTTTCTCCGCGGAGCGGCCGCCGCGATCGGTGCGAACGCTCACCGATTCCGCGCCGTGCTCGTCGACCCGGACGGTGTTGTGGACGAAGTGCCAGACAATGTGGTCGTCCGTCCCTTCGTTCCGCAACGTGAGCTCTTACCTCTCGTCGACGCGGTAGTGTGCCACGCCGGGCACAACACCGTGTGTGAGGCGCTGTGGCACGGCGTGCCGCTAGTAACTGCACCTATACGTGACGATCAGCCGGTCGTCGCACAGCAGGTCGTCGACGCGGGTGCTGGGGTGCGGCTGCGGTTTCGTCGTGCAACCGAACAACACATCATCGACGGACTCGACGCTGTTCTCGACCCGGATGCAGGCTACCTGGCAGCAGCTGTCCGCGTCGGACGGTCCTTTCGCGACGCTGGAGGTGCACACAGGGCTGCCGATCTGCTGGGAGAACTCGTCACTGGCCTACAGCAGCCTCGACGGTCGGCCACGCCGAGCGAATCGCGTCCTGCCAGTACGGCCACGAATGTGTCCCCGATGAGCGGAAATCCACGGTCGGCGTGA
- a CDS encoding alpha/beta fold hydrolase: MTKIKAGDIDVHVQRMGPADAPMTVVLLHGLLYDSLASYYFTVGPALAELGIDVVMYDLRGHGRSSRPASGYKLEHFVDDLRGLLDELGIDHPVHLVGNSFGGTIAFGFAAAYPERTASILFMEAEPPVRQWAIHIREGLTDAVHRLGKPDAFDYIADTYGSHPARLSKAAYKILQSTTIVDDIPNSALISEDLSEVTCPVLGVFGTQTGLAYQVDLLRQKLTAFDVQILDGMGHSVLVEKPALTRTMVADWLFGGHQATLSAAGKVGA, encoded by the coding sequence ATGACCAAGATCAAGGCTGGCGACATCGACGTCCACGTGCAGCGCATGGGGCCAGCTGATGCGCCGATGACGGTGGTGCTGTTGCATGGCTTGTTGTACGACAGCCTCGCGAGCTATTACTTCACTGTAGGTCCAGCTCTCGCCGAACTCGGCATCGACGTCGTCATGTACGACCTTCGTGGTCACGGACGGAGTTCACGCCCCGCTAGTGGTTACAAGCTTGAGCATTTCGTCGATGACCTGCGTGGACTGCTCGACGAACTGGGCATCGACCACCCGGTGCATCTGGTGGGGAACTCGTTCGGTGGAACGATTGCTTTCGGGTTCGCGGCCGCCTATCCGGAGCGGACCGCAAGCATTTTGTTCATGGAAGCTGAACCGCCAGTTCGCCAGTGGGCCATTCATATACGTGAAGGTCTCACCGATGCCGTGCACCGTCTCGGGAAGCCGGACGCCTTCGATTACATCGCCGACACATACGGGTCGCATCCCGCGCGACTCTCGAAAGCGGCGTACAAGATCCTGCAATCGACGACGATTGTCGACGATATCCCGAATAGCGCCCTGATCAGTGAAGACCTCTCCGAGGTTACGTGTCCCGTGCTCGGAGTTTTCGGCACCCAGACTGGGCTGGCCTACCAGGTTGACCTTCTTCGTCAGAAGCTCACGGCGTTCGACGTGCAGATCCTCGATGGCATGGGACATTCCGTGCTGGTCGAGAAGCCTGCACTCACCCGAACAATGGTGGCTGACTGGCTGTTCGGCGGCCATCAAGCAACGCTCAGTGCTGCGGGCAAGGTCGGCGCCTGA
- a CDS encoding acyl carrier protein, with product MSENPVVRDVDTVNESEVFDGIVSMLAEMLAEFDVDPSEIGRDTEFHDDLEMESIDLVALSGLLRERWGDQVNFAQFIAGMELEQIMHVTVGQLVRFVVDSVNNPSPGGEDQP from the coding sequence ATGAGCGAAAACCCGGTGGTGCGTGACGTGGATACCGTCAACGAATCCGAGGTATTCGACGGGATCGTGTCGATGCTGGCCGAAATGCTCGCCGAATTCGATGTCGATCCAAGCGAAATAGGCCGCGACACCGAATTTCACGACGACCTGGAAATGGAAAGCATCGACCTGGTCGCGCTGTCGGGCTTGCTCCGCGAGCGGTGGGGGGACCAGGTGAACTTCGCTCAGTTCATCGCGGGGATGGAACTCGAGCAGATCATGCATGTCACCGTTGGGCAGCTTGTGCGATTCGTCGTCGATAGCGTGAACAACCCGAGCCCGGGTGGCGAGGACCAACCATGA